A stretch of Anaerobiospirillum thomasii DNA encodes these proteins:
- a CDS encoding SLC13 family permease, with protein sequence MSKLLFTLSLLLTPALGCAQEIFTKTALYGVRYEMIIFGLMLAGVAVFYTKTRQVAITGLVLLCLFKYEFTEGFSILDRLFGQTLSDGTVTHGSWRTYFNLILMLPGFAILADIFEHSKVPSLIPRYLPSNMASGIVLLFFVFILSSFLDNIAAAMIGGSIAAAVYKNKVHIGFVAAICACANAGGAGSVVGDTTTTIIWIFGKDPLVLAQAFIPALAAFVIVAFFASRQQHAYSPAVSLDSEYIRADKKKLFVVFLILILTIFFNYFFELPAVGIWMGILAGLFITKINLKVAINATDSTIFLVALVFCAELVPLESVPEASILSTMAIGFVSAVFNNIPLTQLTLIKGGYDWPLLSYAVGFGGSMIWFGSSAGVAVCDMFPKARSFMNWLRYGWHIPVAFIFGFGVYLLLLGWDPIKGNPPDQMPTPVGYEQSIGNSPLK encoded by the coding sequence ATGTCAAAACTTCTTTTTACTCTTAGCCTGCTGCTGACACCAGCGCTTGGCTGCGCCCAGGAGATTTTTACTAAAACAGCACTCTATGGCGTACGCTATGAGATGATTATTTTCGGTCTGATGCTCGCAGGCGTTGCCGTTTTCTATACCAAGACCCGTCAGGTAGCCATAACAGGACTTGTGCTTTTATGTCTGTTTAAATATGAGTTCACCGAGGGTTTTTCTATTTTAGATCGCCTTTTTGGTCAGACACTGTCTGATGGCACTGTAACCCACGGCTCCTGGCGCACCTATTTTAATCTTATTCTAATGCTGCCAGGCTTTGCCATTTTAGCTGACATCTTTGAGCACTCCAAGGTGCCATCTTTAATTCCGCGCTATCTGCCATCAAATATGGCCTCTGGCATTGTGCTTTTATTCTTTGTCTTTATACTAAGCTCCTTTTTAGACAATATTGCAGCTGCCATGATTGGTGGCTCCATAGCTGCAGCCGTGTATAAAAATAAGGTGCACATAGGCTTTGTGGCAGCCATCTGTGCCTGCGCCAACGCAGGCGGTGCCGGATCTGTTGTAGGTGATACCACAACTACAATTATCTGGATTTTTGGCAAGGATCCTCTGGTACTGGCTCAGGCCTTTATCCCTGCCCTTGCAGCCTTTGTCATTGTAGCCTTCTTTGCCTCACGTCAGCAGCATGCCTACAGCCCTGCTGTAAGTCTGGATTCTGAATATATAAGAGCAGACAAGAAAAAACTCTTTGTAGTATTTTTAATTCTGATTTTAACCATATTCTTCAACTACTTCTTTGAGCTTCCTGCCGTTGGTATATGGATGGGTATTTTGGCAGGTCTGTTTATAACCAAGATCAATTTAAAGGTAGCCATCAATGCTACAGACTCAACCATCTTCCTGGTAGCCCTGGTATTCTGTGCCGAGCTTGTTCCACTTGAGTCTGTACCTGAGGCCTCCATACTCTCAACCATGGCCATAGGCTTTGTCTCTGCTGTATTTAACAATATACCTCTGACACAGCTGACCCTTATTAAAGGTGGTTATGACTGGCCGCTGCTCTCCTATGCTGTAGGCTTTGGCGGCTCCATGATCTGGTTTGGCTCCTCTGCAGGTGTTGCTGTGTGCGATATGTTCCCTAAGGCCAGAAGCTTTATGAACTGGCTGCGCTATGGCTGGCATATTCCTGTAGCCTTTATCTTTGGCTTTGGTGTCTACCTGCTGCTGTTGGGCTGGGATCCTATAAAGGGCAATCCACCTGATCAGATGCCAACTCCTGTAGGCTATGAACAGAGTATTGGTAACTCACCATTGAAATAA
- the purB gene encoding adenylosuccinate lyase, translated as MELSTLTAISPLDGRYASKVKELRSIFSEYGLMRFRVQVELVWLKHLSLCKEITEVEEFSKETLDFIDSIIKNFSEEDAQDIKRREAVTNHDVKAVEYFLKDKTASNEQIARVREFIHFACTSEDINNNSHALMLKTARDEVILPQIDEIIEAITKLAHDYADLPLLARTHGQPASPTTLGKEMANVVYRMRRQRKQIAEVEILGKINGAVGNYNAHLSAYPEIDWYKFSKDFEEDLGLTFNPYTTQIEPHDYIAELFHAIERFNTILLDFDRDIWGYISYGTFTQKTIAGEIGSSTMPHKVNPIDFENSEGNLGIANALFSHLAQKLPVSRFQRDLTDSTVLRNLGVACGYSILAYASTLKGISKLQANKDHVLKELDENWEVLAEPYQTVMRRYGIANPYEKLKELTRGQRVTQEIMQNFVDTLEIPQEAKARLKAMTPASYIGRAATFAKDI; from the coding sequence ATGGAGTTATCAACCCTAACTGCCATCTCTCCTTTAGATGGCCGCTATGCATCAAAGGTTAAAGAGCTAAGATCAATTTTTTCTGAATACGGTCTGATGCGCTTTCGCGTACAGGTTGAGCTTGTATGGCTCAAACATCTGTCTTTATGTAAAGAAATCACCGAGGTTGAGGAGTTTTCCAAAGAGACTCTGGACTTTATTGACTCAATTATCAAAAACTTCAGTGAAGAGGATGCACAGGATATAAAAAGACGTGAGGCTGTGACCAATCATGACGTTAAAGCTGTAGAGTACTTTTTAAAGGATAAGACAGCCTCAAACGAGCAGATTGCCCGTGTCAGAGAGTTTATCCACTTTGCCTGCACCTCTGAGGATATCAACAACAACTCTCATGCTCTTATGTTAAAGACAGCAAGAGATGAGGTTATTCTGCCTCAGATTGATGAGATTATAGAGGCTATAACCAAGCTTGCTCACGATTATGCCGATCTGCCGCTTTTAGCCAGAACCCATGGCCAGCCGGCCTCACCTACCACCCTTGGCAAGGAAATGGCCAATGTGGTCTATCGTATGCGCCGTCAGAGAAAGCAGATTGCAGAGGTTGAGATTCTTGGCAAGATAAATGGAGCCGTTGGCAACTACAATGCCCATTTAAGTGCCTATCCTGAGATTGACTGGTACAAGTTTTCAAAGGATTTTGAAGAGGATCTTGGCCTTACCTTCAATCCTTATACCACACAGATTGAGCCACATGATTATATAGCCGAGCTCTTCCACGCCATCGAGCGCTTTAACACTATTCTTTTAGACTTTGACCGTGACATCTGGGGCTATATCTCCTATGGTACCTTTACTCAAAAGACCATTGCAGGTGAAATTGGCTCATCCACAATGCCACACAAGGTCAACCCTATTGACTTTGAAAACTCAGAGGGCAATCTAGGTATTGCCAACGCCCTCTTTAGCCACTTAGCTCAGAAACTGCCAGTCTCACGCTTCCAGCGCGATCTTACCGACTCTACAGTACTGCGCAACCTTGGTGTGGCCTGTGGCTATTCAATCTTAGCCTATGCCTCAACCTTAAAGGGTATATCCAAACTGCAGGCCAACAAAGATCATGTGCTAAAAGAGCTTGATGAGAACTGGGAGGTTTTAGCCGAGCCATATCAGACTGTAATGCGCCGCTATGGCATTGCCAATCCTTATGAGAAATTAAAGGAACTAACCCGCGGTCAGAGAGTAACTCAGGAGATTATGCAAAACTTTGTAGACACTCTTGAAATACCACAAGAGGCCAAGGCCAGACTCAAGGCTATGACCCCTGCAAGCTATATTGGCAGAGCTGCAACCTTTGCAAAAGACATCTAA